Proteins from a genomic interval of Pseudomonas asplenii:
- the tig gene encoding trigger factor, which yields MQVSVENTSALERRMSITVPAERIETQVNKRLQQTAQKAKIAGFRPGKVPMSVIRQRYEADARQEAVGDVIQASFYEAVVEQKLNPAGQPSVEPKVLEKGKDLEYIATFEVFPEFTVAGFDSIAVERLSADVADADLDNMLEILRKQNTRFEVAERAAQNEDQLNIDFVGKVDGEVFAGGSAKGTQLVLGSNRMIPGFEEGLVGAKAGEERVLNLTFPEDYQNLDLAGKAAEFTVTVNTVSAPTLPELNEAFFAQFGIKESGLDGFRTEVRKNMERELRQAIKSKVKNQVMDGLLAANPIEVPKALLENEVNRLRVQAVQQFGGNIKPDQLPAELFEEQAKRRVVLGLIVAEVVKQFDLKPDEDRVRELIQEMASAYQEPEQVVSWYYKNEQQLNEVRSVVLEEQVVDTVLQKAKVTDKSVSYEEAVKPAEAPQAE from the coding sequence ATGCAAGTTTCTGTTGAAAATACATCGGCTCTTGAGCGCCGCATGAGCATCACCGTGCCAGCTGAGCGCATCGAGACCCAGGTCAACAAGCGTCTGCAGCAGACTGCCCAAAAGGCCAAGATTGCAGGCTTCCGTCCTGGCAAGGTGCCAATGAGCGTGATCCGTCAGCGTTACGAAGCTGATGCCCGTCAGGAAGCGGTAGGTGACGTGATCCAGGCTTCCTTCTATGAAGCAGTGGTCGAGCAGAAGCTGAACCCTGCCGGTCAGCCTTCGGTCGAGCCGAAAGTGCTGGAGAAAGGCAAGGACCTGGAATACATCGCTACCTTCGAAGTGTTCCCCGAGTTCACCGTTGCCGGTTTCGATTCCATCGCCGTCGAGCGCCTGAGCGCCGATGTGGCTGATGCCGATCTGGACAACATGCTGGAAATCCTGCGCAAGCAGAACACCCGTTTCGAAGTGGCCGAGCGTGCTGCCCAGAACGAAGACCAGTTGAACATCGATTTCGTGGGCAAGGTCGACGGCGAAGTATTCGCTGGCGGCTCCGCCAAGGGCACCCAACTGGTTCTGGGTTCCAACCGCATGATCCCGGGCTTCGAAGAGGGTCTGGTGGGTGCAAAGGCCGGTGAAGAACGTGTTCTGAACCTGACCTTCCCAGAGGATTACCAGAACCTCGACCTGGCTGGCAAAGCCGCCGAGTTCACCGTGACCGTGAACACCGTTTCCGCGCCGACCCTGCCTGAGCTGAACGAAGCCTTCTTCGCCCAGTTCGGTATCAAGGAAAGCGGCCTGGACGGCTTCCGCACCGAAGTTCGCAAGAACATGGAGCGCGAACTGCGTCAGGCGATCAAGTCCAAGGTCAAGAACCAGGTAATGGACGGCCTGCTGGCTGCCAACCCGATCGAAGTGCCGAAAGCGCTGCTGGAGAACGAAGTGAACCGTCTGCGCGTGCAGGCTGTTCAGCAGTTCGGCGGCAACATCAAGCCTGACCAACTGCCGGCTGAACTGTTCGAAGAACAAGCCAAGCGCCGCGTCGTGCTGGGCCTGATCGTCGCTGAAGTGGTCAAGCAATTTGACCTCAAGCCTGACGAAGACCGCGTTCGCGAACTGATCCAGGAAATGGCCTCGGCCTACCAGGAGCCAGAGCAAGTTGTGTCCTGGTACTACAAGAACGAACAGCAACTGAACGAAGTTCGTT